A genomic segment from Bacillus cereus G9842 encodes:
- a CDS encoding YggT family protein produces the protein MTTVLMVLSSAIEIYSWALIIYILLSWFPGAKESSFGEFLARICEPYLEPFRRFIPPLGMIDISPLVAIFALKLAKSGLFSLFGYFL, from the coding sequence ATGACAACAGTTTTAATGGTGTTAAGTTCTGCTATCGAGATTTACTCGTGGGCACTGATTATTTACATTCTCCTATCATGGTTTCCTGGTGCAAAGGAATCATCTTTTGGAGAGTTCTTGGCGCGAATTTGTGAACCGTATTTAGAACCATTCCGCAGATTTATTCCGCCGCTGGGTATGATTGATATTTCTCCACTCGTTGCGATTTTTGCGTTAAAACTTGCTAAAAGTGGTTTGTTCAGCTTGTTCGGCTATTTCTTATAG